The following are encoded in a window of Colletotrichum lupini chromosome 3, complete sequence genomic DNA:
- a CDS encoding RNA recognition domain-containing protein has product MLNSSVGLWASNRFSHGDIGQASFRPAGSASLAENRALAAGGMAPCLPEVVSFHLQSFTLRFFRLFLPRGPPGSTTSSHQPHLGAHGLKVQRSSCILSHLAFLLLLNRHPSDLSSPAPEENKLPSQRFLSPPSCLFHLLSQRTHSPIHTLLGTHSAAQPHRRFPRACSLFAFAPASFLPFPPRLPATLDICSYPLIWTSKQTNQPSPCLVNLTQASSARFAQALPSSTSASFHSCRRIAHSHLQATPEFQATAADLSPYCPSPLHSAAPAVVPALQDTADILDAMTAHTNGVAQGDLEAPARAPISTESYAQAAADNADAEDDVDSLDDAYGEEEETHTDKVQEQQVEPDAGEDDYLKIFDSPPRDADQDGAEEDDVSKAPESIHNSAAPDSLTSPSQVAPSTVAAADSSSATATAAEHSAKSAPSQPAAAHQGADSSAPHSTANDASFNARNDNAPEDDPAVDISRLVAEMTGQASESSNNQSPTGSTQNHDAQPSSNLTSSASATLPPRPPLPQQAAPTYPSEDYRGFPPQTAASHVSSNMIAPPTSGQPSAYVATGAPGAPSTASDVYGSLPPPPANGLNAAMSITSMNAPPYPIPGGYPAGPTDDTADRQKLWDTFVNDERRYMADAKWDKFPDGSRIFIGSRSLSSGRPDGAIDFFSGNLSSERVSKRDVFDIFHRYGRLAQISLKSAYGFVQYHNLEDAQAAMDSLQGSEIKGRKIHLEISRAQKKKDGNERNRSPDRGGRGGRQSGRQDRHDGANSHHDNRRNRDDYRPGRNSPPRRGHGREDSHGRDRYQQDSHDHSRGRSRSPQGYARHNDGYRRRSPSPPAAYGRPSAADDRLDIPRRYGNQVPDVQFLLLQDLSRDFITWVQRGFTDRGLKVDVMFLHPSFPREAIVQRQVIEGVHAIVDLDIQTQNMGKIPLRVFDRSGGVSARYDDYRDIDPPIAAELVLRAKSQAVPAAPYQSAPPPQPQYPGYGQPYGGQPVHPQAPAYHGGQGPPRGPPVQQPQPPAGVPADLASMMSGIDNATLQRLLVSLNPQGGPAAVNNAAGAANAQLQALMGGLQQAPPAAPTQPASYGGQAFAPNGAPPPNGPNGHPPATGTGDSAVQVQNIMAQLARYRQ; this is encoded by the exons ATGCTAAACT CTAGCGTCGGGCTGTGGGCTTCCAACCGTTTTTCCCACGGTGACATTGGTCAGGCCTCATTCCGTCCAGCGGGATCGGCCAGCCTTGCGGAGAACAGAGCTCTGGCAGCGGGTGGGATGGCACCTTGCCTACCTGAGGTTGTTTCCTTCCACCTGCAGTCCTTCACACTGCGATTTTTTCGACTTTTCCTCCCACGCGGCCCTCCAGGCTCCACCACGTC CAGCCACCAACCACATCTCGGTGCTCATGGCCTCAAGGTTCAACGTTCCTCCTGCATCCTCTCTCACCTCGCCTTTCTCCTACTGCTGAATCGACACCCTTCCGACCTCTCCAGCCCAGCACCAGAGGAAAATAAGCTCCCGTCTCAGAGATTTCTGTCTCCCCCGAGTTGCCTCTTCCATCTGCTGTCACAACGCACTCACTCACCCATTCATACCTTACTCGGTACTCATTCCGCCGCCCAACCCCATCGGAGATTCCCCCGTGCCTGCAGCCTCTTTGCTTTTGCGCCTGCTTCCTTCCTTCCATTCCCACCCCGCCTTCCTGCCACTCTGGATATCTGCTCTTACCCTCTCATTTGGACCTCCAAACAAACCAACCAACCCAGCC CTTGCCTCGTCAACCTCACACAAGCTTCTTCTGCCCGTTTCGCGCAAGCCTTGCCATCTTCGACATCAGCAAGCTTCCACAGCTGTCGTCGCATCGCCCACTCGCATCTTCAG GCCACCCCCGAGTTCCAGGCTACTGCCGCCGACCTCTCGCCCTACTGTCCATCTCCCCTCCACTCCGCCGCTCCAGCCGTTGTACCTGCTCTCCAGGATACTGCTGATATCCTTGATGCAATGACCGCCCACACTAATGGAGTCGCTCAAGGCGACCTAGAAGCACCTGCACGTGCACCAATTTCGACCGAGTCGTATGCGCAAGCTGCCGCGGACAACGCAGACGCCGAAGACGACGTCGACAGCCTGGACGATGCCTAcggcgaggaagaggagacaCACACGGACAAGGTTCAGGAACAGCAGGTGGAGCCAGATGCCGGCGAGGATGATTATCTCAAGATCTTCGACTCTCCTCCTCGGGACGCGGATCAAGATGGCGCGGAAGAGGATGATGTATCAAAGGCACCAGAATCCATTCACAATTCCGCCGCTCCTGATTCTTTGACAAGCCCTTCGCAAGTGGCCCCCTCCACCGTCGCTGCCGCTGATTCCTCGTCGGCCACTGCTACTGCTGCAGAACACTCAGCCAAATCCGCGCCTTCCCAACCAGCTGCCGCCCACCAAGGAGCTGATTCAAGCGCGCCTCATTCGACTGCCAACGACGCCTCCTTCAACGCACGCAATGACAATGCTCCCGAGGATGACCCCGCCGTTGATATCTCTCGCCTTGTTGCTGAGATGACAGGCCAGGCGAGCGAGTCCAGCAACAACCAATCTCCCACTGGCTCTACTCAGAACCATGATGCTCAGCCATCGTCCAACTTGACCTCGTCTGCGTCTGCCACTCTTCCTCCCAGACCTCCGTTGCCTCAACAGGCGGCTCCCACATATCCATCTGAAGACTATCGAGGCTTCCCTCCTCAGACCGCTGCTTCTCATGTCTCTTCCAACATGATTGCTCCGCCCACGTCAGGTCAACCATCTGCTTACGTAGCTACGGGTGCTCCCGGTGCCCCTAGTACCGCATCCGACGTCTATGGCAGCCTCCCACCTCCACCCGCCAACGGTTTGAACGCGGCCATGTCCATCACTTCAATGAACGCGCCTCCCTATCCCATCCCTGGCGGCTACCCGGCCGGCCCGACGGACGATACTGCTGACCGCCAGAAGCTTTGGGACACTTTCGTAAACGACGAGCGCCGTTACATGGCTGATGCCAAATGGGATAAATTCCCCGATGGCTCACGCATCTTCATTGGTTCGCGCTCTCTCTCATCAGGCAGACCCGACGGCGCCATTGACTTCTTTTCAGGCAACCTGTCGAGCGAACGCGTTTCCAAGCGGGATGTCTTTGATATCTTCCACAGATACGGCCGTCTCGCCCAGATCTCACTCAAGTCCGCCTATGGCTTCGTCCAATATCACAACCTCGAAGATGCCCAAGCTGCCATGGACAGCCTGCAGGGCAGCGAAATCAAGGGTCGCAAGATTC ATCTGGAAATCTCACGCGCCCAAAAGAAAAAGGACGGCAACGAGAGGAACCGCTCGCCAGACCGTGGCGGTCGTGGAGGCCGACAGTCAGGACGTCAAGATCGTCATGACGGAGCCAACTCACACCATGACAACCGTCGTAACCGCGATGATTACAGGCCGGGACGTAACAGCCCTCCCCGACGTGGCCATGGCCGTGAGGATAGTCACGGTCGGGATCGTTACCAGCAGGACTCTCATGACCACTCCCGCGGTCGTTCGCGGTCCCCGCAGGGATATGCCCGCCACAACGATGGATACCGCCGGCGTAGCCCCAGCCCGCCTGCGGCTTATGGTCGTCCTTCTGCAGCCGACGACCGCCTCGACATTCCTCGCCGCTACGGCAATCAGGTTCCTGACGTTCAATTCTTGCTCCTCCAGGATCTTAGCCGCGACTTCATAACCTGGGTTCAGCGCGGTTTCACCGATCGCGGCCTGAAGGTTGACGTCATGTTCCTCCACCCAAGTTTCCCTCGTGAGGCTATTGTCCAACGCCAAGTCATCGAAGGCGTACACGCCATTGTCGATCTCGACATACAGACACAGAACATGGGTAAGATCCCGCTCCGAGTCTTTGACCGCTCCGGAGGCGTCAGTGCCCGATACGACGATTACCGAGACATCGATCCGCCGATCGCGGCAGAGCTCGTCCTCCGGGCCAAGTCACAAGCTGTGCCGGCGGCACCTTATCAGAGTGCCCCGCCTCCCCAGCCTCAGTACCCGGGCTACGGACAGCCTTATGGAGGGCAGCCCGTACATCCTCAGGCACCTGCTTATCACGGAGGCCAGGGGCCGCCACGGGGGCCTCCTGTCCAACAACCTCAACCACCAGCGGGAGTGCCAGCCGACCTCGCCAGCATGATGAGTGGTATTGATAATGCGACCTTGCAACGGTTGCTGGTTAGTTTGAACCCACAGGGTGGACCGGCGGCTGTCAACAATGCTGCCGGTGCTGCAAACGCCCAGCTGCAAGCCCTTATGGGTGGTCTTCAGCAAGCGCCGCCTGCGGCACCAACGCAGCCTGCCTCGTATGGCGGACAGGCCTTTGCTCCGAATGGCGCCCCACCCCCGAATGGCCCGAACGGCCACCCTCCTGCAACTGGCACCGGTGATTCCGCAGTGCAGGTTCAGAATATCATGGCACAGCTTGCCAGATATCGGCAGTAA